Sequence from the Rhodothermales bacterium genome:
AACTGTTGAGATTTGCGTATTGCATAAGGAGCAAGTCATCCCCGCGCAGGCGGGGACCCAGAAAAATGCCAGTCTGATGGCTGGATTACTTCGTAAGTCACTTCGCTCGTTTCCCGCCTTCGCGAGAGCCTGCCCCCGGCTTTGACCGGGGGATGACGAACCGCATTGAGGCTACGGAGTGTCAGCCGTTTGAACCTGTAACCTGCAACCTGTAACCTGCAACCTGTAACCTGCAACCTGTAACCTACAACCCCAGCCATTTCGCCAGGATATTGCGCTGGATCTCGTTGGTGCCGGAGTAGATCTTGCCGCCGATCGAGTCCCGCAGGGCGCGTTCGACTTCGTACTCGGTCGTGTACCCGTTTCCGCCGAAGATCTGGACGGTGTCGAGGGCGGTCTGGACCAGCGCTTCGGCCACGAAGATCTTCGTCATCGAGGCGTCGATGGCCACGTCGCGGGCTTTGTCGAGCCGGCTCGCGCCCTTGTAGGTGATCAGCCGGGCAGCGTCCAGGCGGATCTTCATGTCGGCGATTTTGTGCGACACGGCCTCGTATTTCCCGATCGCCTGGCCAAACGCCGTGCGCTCCTTCGCGTAATCGATCGACTTCTCCAGCAGCCGCTGCATCGTGCCGCAGTGTTTGGCGCCGATACACACCCGTTCCCACTCCATCGACTGGGTGAAGATGTTCGTGCCGGCGCCTTCGCCGGCGACCAGCGCCGCATCGGGCACCCAGACGTTGTCCAGCACCACCTCCCCGATCGGCGAGGTGCGTAATCCCATCTTCTCGAACTTCTGGCCCGGCATGAACCCGCCCTGGCCTTTTTCGACGAGGAAAACAGACGTCCCGCCGTAATACCCTTTCTCGATGTCAGTCATCGCATAGACAATCGCGAGGTCCGCCACCGGTCCGTTGGTGCTCCAGATCTTCGTCCCGTTGATCCGGTACCCGTTCCCGTCGCGAATGGCGCGGGTCTTCATGGCGTACGCATCGGAGCCCGTGCCGGGCTCGGACATCGCGTTGACCGCGATCATAGTGCCGTTGCTCAGTTTGGGGAGGTACTTCCGCTTCTGCTCCTCGCTCCCGTGCATTGTGATCGGGATGACACAGGCGAGCAGATGGGCGCAGATCGAAAACGAAAGGCCGCTATCCGCCGAGCCGTAGCCAAGGGCTTCGAGCGCCACGGCCGTTGAGACGGGGTCGAGCCCGAGGCCGCCGTATTCTTCCGGCACCGGAAGGCCCTGGAGCCCCATTTCACCGCATTTGAGCCATAAATCGTGCGGGAATTCCTGGTTGCGATCGCGTTCGATGACGCCTTCCGTGAGTTCGCGTCGGGCAAAAGCGACGATCTCGTCGCGGAGAATCTGCTGGTCCTGGGTAAGTGCAAAATCCATATATCAATCAATCGTGCGGGTCGTGAGTCTGAACACCATACCACTGTCCTTTCAGGGTTCAGGGACTACGGAGAAGCGAGCCGGCGTACGTCAAATCATCACACGCGAGTATCGGCTGAAGTGCGTTGGACGTTAGCGCGTTAAGAAACTGTTGAGAATTACGTTTTGCATAATGAGCAAGTCATCCCCGCGTAGGCGGGGACCCAGAAAAATGCCAGTCTGAGTGCTGGATCCCCGCCTTCGCGGGGATGACTATGCCTTGGGTTGTGGAAATCTCAACAGGTTCTAAACTCGACTTTGTCCATACGAAATAGAGATGTTCCATCTAAAATAGGCCTTTCTGAGTAAATCTGAGATTTTTCAATGTCATCTGTTGGATGCGACATTAAAAAATACATCCTCCGCATCGGGGAAAACTCAGGGCCGGCCATGAGAGGGCGTCGCGGAGCGACGCCGTATAATAGCCCCCGTCCTTCAGGTCGGGGGCATCTGTCGGCGCGGGATCGCCCCCGACTTAAAAGACGGGGGCAGGCTCCAGCGAAGGCGGGAAACGAGCGAAGCGACTTGCGAAGTAATCCATGCAAGTCTGGTTGGTTGTATGGATCCCCAATCGAGTTGGGGAAGACGAGCACCCGCAACAGTGCACTATCTCACCCTTACCATCGTCCGCGTCTCGGTAAACGACCCGGCGCTGAGCCTCAGGACGTAGAGGCCACTGGCGGCCGGCATCCCCGCCCTCGTGCGGCCGTCCCAATGCACGACGTGCCGGCCGGCGGCCCGCTCCTCCCCATCGAGCAACACCGCCACACGGGCTCCGAGGGCATTGTATACCTCCAGGCGAACGGATTCCGCCTCGGGGAGATCGAATGGGATGGTGGTGGTTTCCTGGAACGGGTTGGGGAAGTTCGGGCTCAGGGCGTAGTCGATCGGGACGGCGACGGAGGCCGCGACCTCGGCCGGCGCTTCAGCGCGCGGCGCCGGGTCGATTGCTGGTTCAAACAGCAACACATCGGCCTGGTCGACATAGACCGCGTAGCCCTGGTAGGGGCGCAGCGAGTCCGCCACGGGGCTCGTATAATCCCGCACGTCGCCAATGGCGCGGCCGGACTCCAGCGCCAGGTTACCCACCGGCAGGGCGAACGCAAACGGATTCCCAATGAGACTCCAGCCGGCCGGCACCGGGAGGGCGTACGGCTCGTGGATGGCCTGGGTAAGCCCGGCGCCCATGTCGAAGTCGGGCGCGCCCGCGAAGGTAATGAGCCAGTACCCGCGGCCGGGGACGAGCGCCTCGATGGCGTCGAACTCCGTCAGCGTCGAGTCGCCACTCGGGCTCCCGACGGCCTCGAAGAACCGCCATTTCCGGGGATCGTAGGCCTGGAAGTCGTCGAACAGGGTGCCGGCCGGGCTGTTGTCGTCGAGTTCGAGGGGGAAGGTAACCAGGCGGTAGCTCAACCCCGGCAACGGCGCGCGCGAGCGCAGGCCTTCCATACGGACGCGGACAGAGCGTGTCGGGAAGTCGACCGGCGCGTCGAAATCGGCGCGGGTGGTGCGGCCGGCGGCGCGTACAAAGTACTCGACGCCGCGTTCGGTGATCTCCGTCGCCGGCAGTTGGAACGCAAACCCCGCCGCCTCGGCCGTCGGGGTCATCGGGACGGATCGGAAGGCCGTCTCGCCGCCGCGGCGGTAGTGGAGTTCGACGTTATCGATGCTGAACCGGGCATCAACCGCCACGCCGGCTTCATCGACCACCGTCGCCTGGATCGTGTAGGGCTGATTCGCGGTCGCAATCGCCGGCGTAGTCGCCACATAGAGCGGCGCCACGATGGAGGCGACGGTGACCACCAGCGTATCCACCGCCGAACCGCTGAACGCATCGGCGGCTTCGATGGCGATGCGCGCCTCGCCCGGGATGCGCTGGGTGACGACGAGGGTGTCGTTGGCGATCGACACGGCCGCCACTTCGTACTCCAGGCTGTCGGCGACGAACGTGAGCGGATCTCCATCCAGATCCAGAAAGATGTCATGCAGCGCGATACGCAGCGCCGGTTCGCCCAGCGTCACCGTCGCCGGCGTAAACCCGTCGCCCCGCACCAGCGGACGCGCGTTGACGGCGAAGACGCGCTCCTCGCTTTCGGCGAGCGGGTCGCCACCCTCGTCGGCGGCCGTCAGGAAAAATGCGATCACATCCAGCTCCGCCTGCGGCGGCAGGGTGGCGACGTAGGTGGATCGGTCGGCCGCCTGCACGCCCATCTCCATCCCCAGAACCGCCAGCTGGGACGCGGTGGCCGGCGCCATCGCCAGCGGTTCCTGCACGATGTCGTTCAGCCGCCAGTGCAGCTCCACGGAGGCGATCAGGGCCAGGTCTTCCGCTTCTCCGTTGAACGTGCCCGAGACGAGGATGCTGCTCCGCGCGTTGGGCACGCCCGGCGAAAACGACGGCGTCACGGGGATACCGGGCTGTTTGGACGCGATATTAGAAGATCCGACCTCCACTCCGGCGCGCTCCGCCGCGATCCGGTAATAATACACCTTCCCGTTTTCCAGCGGGGCATCCACGTAGGATGTATCCACATACCCTTCGGCGAGCACCGTCCACGCGCCGGCCTCGACGGCCGCGGGGTCGTCGGCGCGGAGGACGCGGAAGGAATCGAACACCCCGGCCGGCCGCTCCCAGCTCAGGTTGAGCTGCCGACTGCGGGGGGAGATGGACAGGCGGAAGTCTTCCAGGTTCAGCACCCGGTAGAGGCGGTCGCCGCTGCGGACGGTGTTGCCGCGGCGGTCGCTGGCGGCGACGGCGAAGCGGACCGTGTCGCCCGGCGCGGCCGGCGGGATGGAGCCCGCGAACGTCGAATCCGTCAGCGCCCGCATGACCACAAGGCTATCCACTACCCCGCCGGCGAGGCGCCAGCGTAGTGTCACGGAGGCGGGATCGAGATTATCATCCGCATCAACAATCGTGGCGACGACCTCCACGGACTCGCTGAACTTCGGCGGATCCGGGGAGAAGGTGATATCGACGATGACCGGCGCCACGGCGCGCGGCGTGGCTTCGACGGCCTCCGAACGCCCGCTGATGCCCAGCGCATTCACCGCTTCCAGCCAGTAGGTGTAGGTGGTGTCGTTCCCGACGGTCGTATCCCGGTAGGCGATTTCGACGATCTCGCCAACAATCAGCGTATCCGGGCTCGCCCCGCCGACACGACTGAGGAGGTAGGATGCCGCCCCGAGCGCCGGCTGCCAGGACAGCGCCACCTCGCGGTCGCCGGCGCTGGCGACAAGCCCGATCGGGGGATCGGGGATGGCTGGAATCGTGGCGGAGGCTTCGTTCGAGAAGATCCCGTTTCGATCGGCAATCCGGTAGAAGTACACCTCGCCACGCGCGACGGATTCGTCCCGAAGGGTGGTAGTGTCGAGTTCGTCCTGGAGGATGTCCGCCGGCGTCAGCAAGCTGTCCGGGCGCGAGGCGTCCGTCCGATAGACGGCGAACGGCGCGCCGCCATTGTCGGTCCATGCCAGATCGACCGCCGGCGCCAGCGAGTCGACCCGAGCGACCAGCGCGATCCCGCCTGGCGGCGTCGCGACGCGGTACCCGAGTGTATCCCCCGTCGCCGCGTTGCCGCGGGCATCGACGGCGCGGAGCGTGAAGGCAATGGAGTCGCCGGCGGCATGCGGCGGAATGACGCCGCTGAAGCGCACGCCGTTGGACGTCGGCAGCGGCGCCTGCCGCACGCCATTGCGCCACCAGACGACCTGGACGGAGTCGGCCAGCAGGTTGTCATCCCCATCCGATACAATCGCCGAAACCGTTACGGCGTCTGAAGGCGCGGGCTCGGCCGGCGCGAACGCTACCTCGCTCACCACGGGCGGCACGGCCCGGGGGGTCGCCTGGAGGGTATCGGACAGCGCGCTCTCGCGGGCGCCGGCGCGGGCGCCGGCGCGGGCGGAGACCCGGTAGCTGTAGGATGTCCCGTTTATGACGCCCACATCCACAAACACCGTATCCGCCGTTTCGGCCAGAAATACGTCATCCCGGTAGACGCCATAGGCCTCGGCCTCGACAGTACCCTGCCAGATGAGGCGGACGGCCCCGTCGAGGCCGGCGGCATCGACCAGGACCGGCGCAGGGAGCGGCTCCTCTCCTCCAGGCGTGGCAGTCGCTTCTTCGGAAAGCGGCCCCCGGATGACGAACGTCGACCCGTCGGACCGTATCCCCTGCCCGGAAGCGACGACCCGGTAGAAGTAGGCGACGCCGGCCGTCACATCCGTATCGGTAAAGGCGAGCCCGGACAGGCCTTCGGCCAGGATATCCGCGTCGGTAAGCGCCCCGGCCGCGGTTGGCGCGGTGGTCCGGTAGAGGGTGTACATCAGCGCCCCGGGCGCGGCGTCCCACCGGAGGTCGATGGCGCCGGCTAGTGGGGTGGCGATAAGGGCGTCGGGCGCCGGCGGGAGGATGTTGAACTCCCCCGTCGAGGTGACGGTATCGACGCGGCGAAGCTCGCCGGCGGCGTTAAAAACTTCATCGACTACCTTGACTTCAAACGTCACGTGCCCGACCACCCCGGGCGCGCCAAACGAGTACACCGGCTCATAAAAATGATTCACGGGATCGACTACGCTTTCGACGAGCGTCTGCCGGAGGGTCTCCTGCAGGACGCCGTCCAGCCACCAGGTGACGAACAGCGAGTCCTTCCGCTGAAACGTACTGTTGTTGCCGATCCGTGCCACGAAGGCGATGGCGTCCGGCGTCAACGGCGAGGTCGGCGTGAGGCGGACGTCATCCACATGCGGGCAATCCACCAGTGGGTTACCCGACGGTGGTACTTGGACGCATACCGAGGGCGTCCAGCCGAAATCGGTCTGCGCGAATGCCGGCCGGGCCCCGATCCCAAGCAAAACCCCAAGCACCAGCAATACCCCCGTACGGACACGACATGTCTTGGGCGCTGAAGAGGAAGGGTCTATCTTCCCGCCATAGAGTTCTGCTCGGTGTAACACGGAGGTCTATTTTTATCGTCATCCCCGCGAAAGCGTGGAACCATGCGAGCTAAAATTCTGGCACAAGATGATGCCAAGATCAGCTAGTAAGGTATTCTCATGCCTTCTATGGGTCCCCGCTTTCGCGGGGATGACGGCGTTTAAAAAACGGAAGTAGGCTTTGTTTGTCAATTCGCCAGCACGAGCATTCATGATCGGGTCCATCAGTTAGCCGGCGAAGGGAAAGGAGGAGGAATGGGGAGATTCTGGTCTTTGCCCGGTTTTACGATCCAGGCGATGACACCCCCCAGGATGCCGGCGCCGACGGCGGCGGTGGCGATGCGCCGGCGGCGGATCGTCAGCTTCTGTTCGGCCAGCTGCGCGGCGGCCTCGGCCTGTTGGGCACGGAGCATCGCCGCGGCCAGGGTTTCCGCCGCAATCGCTTCCGACGCGCGGGCGACTTCGAGCTGTGTGGCGGCATCTTCAAGTTCCTGGCGAGCACGGGCAGCGAGGGCCTCGGCGGAGTCCGCCTCCGCCTCGGCGCGGGAGGCGCGGAGTGTGGCGTCGATGCGGAGCGAGTCGGCGGCGCGGGCTTCGACTCGGGCGAGAGCGGCGCGAGCGGTGAGCGCGTCCACCTGAAGGCGCGCCTGCTCGGCCTGGAAGCGTGCGATACGAGCGAGCGAATCGGCTTCGGCGGCTTCCAGGCCGGCGCTCGCGGCCAGCGCCTCGAACTCCATTGCCCGGGTACTCTCCTCCTCGACGCGCAACAACGCGAGATCCCGCTGCTCGACGGCGAGGGCAATCTCCTGTTTGGCGTCGGACGGCTTAAACAACTCCAGATAATACCGTGAAAAAACCGCCCCTTCCGGCTCGTAGAGCGGGTCCAGTTCGCGAATCTTCTCCGCATACTGGCGGGCCATGTAGGATTTCTCCTCGCCGATCCAGGCCAGTGCCAGCAGTTTGTAGGCTTCGATGCGCTCCTTCGGGTCAGCGATGTTCTCGGGCAGGCAGGTCTCGAACTGCGCGATCACGTCGCGAAAGCGGCTGCTGTCGTACTGGCGCTGGGCGCGCCAGAGAACGAGGTCGCACGTGGCGTTCGACTGGCCGGCGGCCGGGGCGGGGGTCATTCCGAAGAGCAGGAGTGCCAGAAAGCCATAGCGTATTCGCCGCATACATTTCCTCGTCATTCCCGCGAACGCGGGGATCCATACTCGGCTTAATGGTTGCCTGGATCCCCCATCACGTTGGGGATGACGGGCTACAGCTTGTGTGTATGGTCCGGCTTTCGTCTTCATAACATTGGGCAGTCGAAGGCTTTTTGATATACGATCTGCTGGCTCACGTACGTGGGCCACAGGCCGGACAAGTCGATGCCGGTACTCGACGCTTTCAGGGCCCGGCAGAGGTCGGTCGCCATCTCGCCCGGATCGGTCCGCCACACCTGAACGGTGCGGTCTTTCCCACCTGAAACCAGGCGCAGGTCTCCCGAGGGGCCCACGCCGAAGGCGAGCGCGTACACCCATTCCTGGTGCCGGCGGAAGACGTAGGGTCGGTCGATTTCCGCCGTCGGGTCGCGGTCGGCGAGTCGTTCCCATAGGGGCGGCCGGTCGCTACCGTGCAGATCCCACATCATGATTGTATGTTCGACGCCTCCGTCGCCCGAGGCGAGCCAGCGGCCGTCCGGGCTGAAAGCGAGGGCGTTGATCACGGCCGCCGTACCTGGCAGCACGGCCAGCTCGGCGGCGCCCTCTTCGCCGTCGATGTGCCAGAGGCGCACCGAGAAGTCGTCGCCGCCAGCGGCGACGAGGGGAGCCGAAGGGCTGAAGGCGAGGGCATTGATGGGCTCGAGCCGGCCATCGGTATCCGGCTGAAGGACGACCGGATCGACGTCGCCCTCTTGCCAGTCCCACCACAGGCGCACCATGCCGTCTTCGCTGCCGGCGCCCAGCACGGGTTCGCCATCGATTTCGCCGAACGCCAGGATATTCACCCAGTTCGTATCGGCAATGCCGGTACGCGCGATGCCCGGCAACGGCAGGAGGGACGGCGCGGCGCCGGCACGATCCAGATCCCATAGAAGCACCTCCGGACGCCGGCCGGCGGAGGCCAGCCATCGTCCGTCCGGGCTGTAGGCAACGGCCCAGACTTCGCCCGGGCTCTCCAGCACGCGGACTGCCGCGCTTGTGGTGAGGTCCCAGATTCGAATCGTCTTGTCGCGGCTGCCGCTGGCCAGCTGGTCCGGATTCACCGGATTAAAGGCCACGCTTCGCACGGGGCCGGTGTGCTCGCCGAGGAGGACCGGCGTTGTCGCGGAGGCAAACCGGTCGGCCGGCCACACGCCTACAAAATTGGTGTCGCTCCCGGCGGCGATCCATCGATCGTTGAAGGCCACGGCGCGCACCTGACCGGACATGGGTAACGGAACGGGATCCGGCTCGAGGCCTCTGAAATCCAGCGTGGCGTCGTTGTAGATTTCCCGAAGGGCATCGTGGACGTTGTCCTGCAAAGCGCCGCCGCTGCCGGTGCTGAGAAAGTAAGCCGCCTGGGCCAGCGCCAGGGCGCGATCCGTCTCGCTCAGTTTGTACAACCGGAGTGCATTGTAGGAGGAAACGAGCGCCGAGGAGCGCATACGCTCGACCTGCGTTTCCAGCCGTGAAAAATCGCGTTCAGCCGCCGTCCGCTGTGCGATAAAGATAATCACAATCAGCGCAAGCGCCAGGGCGGCCAGGGTGGAGTAAACAACCACCCGGTTGCGCCGCTTTCGGGCGGCTTCCTCACTGCTTGTAGCGAGAAAGCGGCGTGCTTCGTCGGCTTCCGGTCGGTACCGGCTCGTCCACTGGGGCACAAAACCGGTACGCTGCTCCAACTCTCGCGCACGGGCGAGTTCGTTGCCGCTCCAGAGATACTCGCGCGGGTCATCATCGGGCTTCTCGACAAGCGCTCGGTCATACCGAATCGCCGCATTCACGAGATCGATATAGGTCTGCGCATCGGCCCCCTCATCCGCCATCCACCGCTGGAGTTGGCGCCAGCCCAGCATGAGGCTTTCGTGGGAGATTTCAACCATCGTATCCTCCGTCAGAGGCGTTTCGGGCGATGGCATCAGCAGCGAGTGTTCTTCCGTACG
This genomic interval carries:
- a CDS encoding acyl-CoA dehydrogenase family protein codes for the protein MDFALTQDQQILRDEIVAFARRELTEGVIERDRNQEFPHDLWLKCGEMGLQGLPVPEEYGGLGLDPVSTAVALEALGYGSADSGLSFSICAHLLACVIPITMHGSEEQKRKYLPKLSNGTMIAVNAMSEPGTGSDAYAMKTRAIRDGNGYRINGTKIWSTNGPVADLAIVYAMTDIEKGYYGGTSVFLVEKGQGGFMPGQKFEKMGLRTSPIGEVVLDNVWVPDAALVAGEGAGTNIFTQSMEWERVCIGAKHCGTMQRLLEKSIDYAKERTAFGQAIGKYEAVSHKIADMKIRLDAARLITYKGASRLDKARDVAIDASMTKIFVAEALVQTALDTVQIFGGNGYTTEYEVERALRDSIGGKIYSGTNEIQRNILAKWLGL
- a CDS encoding FlgD immunoglobulin-like domain containing protein encodes the protein MDCPHVDDVRLTPTSPLTPDAIAFVARIGNNSTFQRKDSLFVTWWLDGVLQETLRQTLVESVVDPVNHFYEPVYSFGAPGVVGHVTFEVKVVDEVFNAAGELRRVDTVTSTGEFNILPPAPDALIATPLAGAIDLRWDAAPGALMYTLYRTTAPTAAGALTDADILAEGLSGLAFTDTDVTAGVAYFYRVVASGQGIRSDGSTFVIRGPLSEEATATPGGEEPLPAPVLVDAAGLDGAVRLIWQGTVEAEAYGVYRDDVFLAETADTVFVDVGVINGTSYSYRVSARAGARAGARESALSDTLQATPRAVPPVVSEVAFAPAEPAPSDAVTVSAIVSDGDDNLLADSVQVVWWRNGVRQAPLPTSNGVRFSGVIPPHAAGDSIAFTLRAVDARGNAATGDTLGYRVATPPGGIALVARVDSLAPAVDLAWTDNGGAPFAVYRTDASRPDSLLTPADILQDELDTTTLRDESVARGEVYFYRIADRNGIFSNEASATIPAIPDPPIGLVASAGDREVALSWQPALGAASYLLSRVGGASPDTLIVGEIVEIAYRDTTVGNDTTYTYWLEAVNALGISGRSEAVEATPRAVAPVIVDITFSPDPPKFSESVEVVATIVDADDNLDPASVTLRWRLAGGVVDSLVVMRALTDSTFAGSIPPAAPGDTVRFAVAASDRRGNTVRSGDRLYRVLNLEDFRLSISPRSRQLNLSWERPAGVFDSFRVLRADDPAAVEAGAWTVLAEGYVDTSYVDAPLENGKVYYYRIAAERAGVEVGSSNIASKQPGIPVTPSFSPGVPNARSSILVSGTFNGEAEDLALIASVELHWRLNDIVQEPLAMAPATASQLAVLGMEMGVQAADRSTYVATLPPQAELDVIAFFLTAADEGGDPLAESEERVFAVNARPLVRGDGFTPATVTLGEPALRIALHDIFLDLDGDPLTFVADSLEYEVAAVSIANDTLVVTQRIPGEARIAIEAADAFSGSAVDTLVVTVASIVAPLYVATTPAIATANQPYTIQATVVDEAGVAVDARFSIDNVELHYRRGGETAFRSVPMTPTAEAAGFAFQLPATEITERGVEYFVRAAGRTTRADFDAPVDFPTRSVRVRMEGLRSRAPLPGLSYRLVTFPLELDDNSPAGTLFDDFQAYDPRKWRFFEAVGSPSGDSTLTEFDAIEALVPGRGYWLITFAGAPDFDMGAGLTQAIHEPYALPVPAGWSLIGNPFAFALPVGNLALESGRAIGDVRDYTSPVADSLRPYQGYAVYVDQADVLLFEPAIDPAPRAEAPAEVAASVAVPIDYALSPNFPNPFQETTTIPFDLPEAESVRLEVYNALGARVAVLLDGEERAAGRHVVHWDGRTRAGMPAASGLYVLRLSAGSFTETRTMVRVR